A section of the Flavobacteriales bacterium genome encodes:
- a CDS encoding cation diffusion facilitator family transporter translates to QNKRSLHERNSHHKTNIFGYNKCSNKYVLLGIILWKEASYRWVNKKSEETNSTALKADVWHHRSDAITSVAALVGIGVAGYFWPGHEAADDWAALVASAFILYNSYLIFRPALGEVMDEHLNDDLRDRIRRASNEVTGIVNTEKCLLRKAGMNYHVELHARVNGSMTVYEGHELAHELKDHLHRQIQELGHITFT, encoded by the coding sequence CCAAAACAAAAGGAGCCTTCACGAGCGAAACAGCCATCATAAAACAAATATATTTGGCTACAATAAATGCTCAAACAAGTATGTTTTACTTGGCATTATCTTATGGAAGGAAGCTTCGTATCGTTGGGTCAATAAAAAAAGCGAAGAAACGAATAGCACGGCATTAAAAGCCGATGTATGGCATCATAGAAGCGATGCAATCACATCGGTTGCTGCACTGGTAGGCATTGGCGTAGCCGGATATTTTTGGCCTGGTCATGAGGCTGCTGACGATTGGGCTGCACTGGTTGCAAGCGCATTCATACTGTACAACAGCTACCTGATCTTTAGGCCTGCATTGGGAGAAGTCATGGACGAACATTTGAACGACGATCTGCGCGACCGAATCAGAAGGGCATCGAATGAGGTCACTGGTATCGTGAATACCGAGAAGTGCTTATTAAGAAAGGCGGGTATGAACTACCATGTTGAATTACATGCTCGAGTCAATGGAAGTATGACCGTATACGAGGGCCATGAATTGGCTCATGAGCTGAAGGATCACCTACATCGGCAGATACAGGAACTCGGTCACATCACCTTCACATAG
- the ribB gene encoding 3,4-dihydroxy-2-butanone-4-phosphate synthase, translating to MSHLLDTVEEAIEDIRNGKVIIVVDDEDRENEGDFVAAAEKVTPEMVNFMAVHGRGLICTPLLEERCDELELELIVGKNTALRETPFTVSVDLNGHGVTTGISASDRAKTIQALVDPATKPEDLGRPGHIFPLKAKAGGVLRRTGHTEASVDLARLAGLQPAGVIVEIMNEDGSMARLPQLREIADKWDLKLISIEDLIAYRLNNETLIVERESFEVDTPHGPFNLTAFEQKTNGQIHIALTKGMWNENDPVLVRMHSSTVKNDLLQVLTQCSLPDLNSAMEKIEAAGSGVIVYLNMEGLGSNILDTLKQIKDVKSTPPRRDARDFGVGAQILRSLGVRKINLLTNHPSKRVGLVGYGLEIVENTAP from the coding sequence ATGTCGCATTTGTTGGATACGGTCGAAGAGGCCATCGAAGATATTCGGAACGGGAAAGTGATCATCGTGGTAGACGATGAGGATCGCGAGAACGAGGGGGATTTTGTTGCCGCCGCGGAGAAAGTTACACCCGAGATGGTGAATTTCATGGCCGTTCACGGGAGAGGACTTATTTGCACTCCCCTACTCGAAGAGCGTTGCGACGAGCTTGAATTGGAGCTTATAGTCGGGAAAAACACCGCCCTGCGCGAAACACCCTTTACCGTATCGGTTGATTTGAATGGGCACGGTGTTACTACGGGTATCAGTGCATCGGACCGCGCTAAGACCATTCAGGCCTTGGTGGATCCGGCGACGAAGCCCGAAGATTTGGGACGTCCCGGACATATTTTTCCGTTGAAAGCTAAGGCAGGCGGGGTTTTGCGCAGAACCGGGCACACTGAGGCTTCGGTGGACTTGGCTCGTTTGGCGGGACTGCAGCCGGCCGGAGTGATCGTAGAGATCATGAACGAAGACGGTAGCATGGCGCGATTGCCACAATTGCGTGAGATCGCCGACAAGTGGGACCTGAAGCTTATTTCCATCGAAGATTTGATCGCGTATCGGTTGAACAATGAAACCTTGATCGTAGAGCGTGAATCTTTTGAAGTGGATACCCCCCATGGTCCGTTTAACTTAACTGCATTCGAGCAAAAAACGAACGGTCAAATTCACATTGCCTTGACCAAGGGGATGTGGAACGAAAACGACCCGGTATTGGTTCGTATGCACAGCAGCACGGTAAAGAACGATTTGCTTCAAGTATTGACACAATGTTCGTTGCCCGATTTGAATTCGGCAATGGAAAAGATCGAGGCCGCCGGTTCAGGTGTGATCGTGTACTTGAACATGGAAGGACTGGGATCGAATATTCTCGATACGCTAAAGCAAATCAAGGATGTAAAATCAACGCCTCCACGTCGCGATGCGCGTGACTTTGGCGTTGGAGCACAAATTTTACGTTCACTTGGGGTACGCAAGATCAATCTTTTGACCAATCATCCGAGCAAAAGAGTGGGCCTCGTGGGTTACGGGCTCGAGATCGTGGAGAATACGGCTCCTTAA
- a CDS encoding glycosyltransferase produces the protein MRICQLTHKPAYPTVDGGCIAMAHVLESLLRSGNTVDVLTLSTFKHRFDESAFPSNDRLEVRSVEIDLRTKVSDALKNLGQRSSYIMARFDAPQVRSALQEQLNNGYDVIYIESIFWLPYLPELKSSGIPLVLRSHNIEHRVWRELAYKSSFPRSAYLRLLARRLRREEHLMWQGVDQIHSISSSDSTTIAKHTSADVIDLPMAVKVNDEVPNAPKPFVCHHLGAMDWIPNQEGMRWFLDKVWPGVQRAESLAEFHLAGRRMSVEFQQMKGPGVRVIGAVDDAKAFRAEHGVLVVPLFSGSGLRIKILEALAEGVPVMATTKAIEGLPEVQTSGMFVSDDPLKWIKKLSVIWHRPVEGQKMAEDGKAYAKRYFGMDALDIRLSESLRQL, from the coding sequence ATGCGGATATGTCAGCTGACGCATAAACCCGCTTATCCGACCGTTGATGGCGGTTGCATCGCGATGGCCCACGTGCTCGAATCACTTCTTCGTTCGGGTAATACGGTCGACGTGCTGACCTTATCAACCTTCAAGCATCGCTTTGACGAAAGCGCTTTTCCCTCAAATGATCGCCTTGAAGTGCGGTCAGTGGAAATCGATCTGCGAACTAAGGTCTCGGATGCGCTTAAAAATTTGGGGCAACGGTCGAGCTACATCATGGCGCGCTTCGATGCGCCTCAAGTTAGAAGCGCGCTTCAAGAGCAATTGAATAACGGCTACGATGTCATATACATCGAGAGTATCTTTTGGTTGCCTTATTTGCCCGAACTGAAGTCAAGCGGTATCCCTCTCGTGCTTCGCAGCCACAACATAGAGCATCGAGTTTGGCGCGAATTGGCGTACAAATCGAGCTTCCCCCGCTCCGCTTATCTTCGTTTACTTGCTCGGCGCCTACGGCGCGAAGAACATCTTATGTGGCAGGGAGTCGATCAGATTCATTCGATCAGCTCCTCGGACAGCACGACCATCGCCAAGCATACCTCCGCTGACGTAATTGATCTACCGATGGCCGTCAAAGTGAATGACGAAGTCCCTAATGCTCCTAAACCCTTTGTGTGTCATCATCTGGGAGCTATGGACTGGATTCCGAATCAAGAAGGAATGCGTTGGTTTCTCGACAAAGTATGGCCGGGTGTGCAAAGAGCCGAGTCTCTAGCAGAGTTTCATTTAGCCGGACGAAGAATGTCTGTTGAGTTTCAGCAGATGAAGGGTCCAGGTGTGCGGGTGATCGGTGCTGTTGACGATGCCAAGGCCTTTAGGGCCGAACACGGGGTGTTGGTGGTTCCGCTATTCAGTGGTTCGGGTCTGCGCATAAAGATACTCGAAGCACTTGCTGAGGGTGTTCCGGTCATGGCTACGACCAAGGCCATTGAAGGGTTGCCGGAGGTTCAAACGAGTGGTATGTTCGTGAGTGATGACCCTCTTAAATGGATAAAAAAACTGAGCGTTATCTGGCATCGGCCCGTTGAGGGCCAGAAAATGGCTGAGGACGGGAAGGCTTATGCGAAGCGGTACTTTGGTATGGATGCCCTCGATATTCGCTTGAGTGAATCATTGCGACAGTTATAA